From Romeriopsis navalis LEGE 11480, the proteins below share one genomic window:
- a CDS encoding TlyA family RNA methyltransferase, which yields MPKQRLDKLLVDRQLCESRQQAQRCIQAGEVKVNQQVIDKPGTNIDIAATIELKAKPPYVSRGGEKLLKALQTFPIEIGDRICLDGGISTGGFTDCLLQHGAKQVFGIDVGYGQVAWKIRQDDRVILRERTNLRNLAPEDLYGTEYTPPDLGVADVSFISLTKVLPAMWQLLAEPRELVLLVKPQFEVGRDRIGKKGVVRDPKDHADSILKVLESAQGLGWNYGGVTWSSLVGPAGNIEYLLWLKQNSPAPPPALADLRELANTAKQTLAKPIEPDS from the coding sequence ATGCCGAAGCAACGTTTAGACAAACTCCTCGTCGATCGCCAACTGTGTGAATCGCGCCAGCAGGCTCAGCGCTGTATCCAAGCCGGGGAAGTCAAAGTCAATCAACAGGTGATCGATAAACCCGGCACCAATATTGATATCGCAGCGACGATCGAGCTCAAAGCGAAACCGCCTTATGTCTCACGGGGTGGGGAGAAGTTATTGAAGGCATTGCAGACGTTTCCGATTGAGATTGGCGATCGGATTTGCTTGGACGGTGGTATCTCCACCGGTGGCTTTACGGATTGCCTGCTCCAACATGGGGCAAAACAGGTTTTTGGGATTGACGTCGGTTACGGACAAGTGGCCTGGAAGATTCGGCAGGACGATCGAGTGATTTTACGCGAGCGGACAAACCTGAGGAATCTAGCCCCGGAGGATCTCTACGGCACCGAATATACTCCACCAGATCTCGGCGTCGCAGACGTTTCGTTCATATCGCTCACCAAGGTCCTACCCGCCATGTGGCAACTTTTGGCAGAACCGCGTGAACTGGTGTTGCTCGTGAAGCCACAGTTTGAAGTGGGGCGCGATCGCATTGGCAAGAAAGGCGTCGTACGCGATCCGAAAGATCATGCGGATTCTATCCTTAAAGTGCTCGAAAGTGCCCAGGGTTTAGGCTGGAACTACGGCGGCGTCACTTGGTCATCCCTCGTTGGACCCGCTGGTAATATCGAGTATCTCCTCTGGCTGAAGCAAAATTCACCCGCGCCGCCCCCAGCGTTAGCCGACTTGCGCGAACTCGCAAATACTGCGAAGCAAACCCTGGCTAAGCCAATAGAGCCAGACTCTTAA
- the leuD gene encoding 3-isopropylmalate dehydratase small subunit yields MSEIKTVAGRAVPLVGNDIDTDRIIPARFLKCVTFDGLGEHVFADDRQQLGGSHPFDQSQYQGAKVLVVNRNFGCGSSREHAPQAIAKWGITAIVGESFAEIFFGNCVALGVPCVKVDSETALALQKRVTADPQVSVSVDLEHMQVNCGDFVGTIAMGDGPRQMFVTGKWDATGQLVAQESATRATAAKLPYITWAQA; encoded by the coding sequence GTGAGCGAGATTAAAACCGTAGCCGGTCGGGCTGTACCTTTGGTTGGTAATGATATTGATACCGATCGGATTATTCCAGCGCGGTTTCTCAAGTGCGTCACATTTGATGGTCTCGGTGAGCATGTATTTGCCGACGATCGCCAACAGCTGGGTGGCAGCCACCCGTTTGATCAGTCGCAGTATCAAGGCGCAAAAGTATTAGTGGTCAATCGCAACTTTGGTTGTGGGTCAAGCCGGGAGCACGCACCGCAGGCCATTGCCAAATGGGGCATCACCGCAATTGTGGGTGAGAGCTTTGCGGAGATTTTCTTTGGTAACTGTGTGGCGCTGGGTGTGCCTTGCGTGAAAGTTGATTCCGAGACTGCACTAGCGTTACAAAAACGGGTCACGGCTGATCCACAGGTATCTGTGTCAGTTGATCTGGAGCATATGCAGGTGAATTGCGGCGACTTTGTGGGGACGATCGCCATGGGTGATGGCCCCCGGCAGATGTTTGTCACGGGCAAGTGGGATGCAACGGGTCAACTTGTAGCCCAGGAATCAGCCACGCGCGCGACGGCCGCAAAACTTCCATATATCACTTGGGCGCAGGCGTAG